The genomic segment AATAGCTAATGGCCATTAGTGGGTAGAATACAACATAAACAACAAAGTCACAAGGTGCCAAGTAACCTTTCAAACACTTCACTTCCCTAcgtcaacaacaacacaaatctTCTCGCAGTACTTACAGAGTACACAAGACTCACTTATCAATTTCTTAATTCTTCTCTTAAGAATGGACGCAGACAACACCATCTGTCTAATTATATTTCTTTGTGTTCTTCTATGTATCACACACATACAACAACTGTACAAGGGGGTTTGGAATAAGAGAACACATGAGTATGGTTGACTATGCTACCAGCCTACAGCTGGTGGGTCTGCAGCAAGCATCAAAGAGAGGTACATGAGATGAAGTGAGCGGGCAACGGTTGGTTTTGTATGAGGCAGTGTGACGGGGTTGAACTGTGAATCTTGGAGCGGTGACAGTGACACGTGGCCAAGCTTACCATCTGTGTGTTGGTTGTCATTAGCTGGGACGAGGACAAGAGAAGCATAAAGAAAAGGCAACACAAAGGTAAGAGGAGAGGAAAACGAGagccagaaaaagaaaataatgacaacTAAACAACAGTCTGCTGActggagagaaaaaataaagaaactgatgcaaagaaaaataataaagaagcTGAGAAAGTTTTAGGACAGTAACACCAGCCAAGAATGAAAGGAGGCAGACTGATGATGGCGACATTTGAGGAGACAGTCTAAAATGCTCTCTGATATCTAACACCCATCTGGCACTATTGTACAGTAGATTAGCACCTGGACATTGCACCTTGAAAAAACTAAGATTAAACTATTATAATTCGACAAGAGGTTCAAGCTGATTGTGGCTTGTTGTATGAATTTATATTTCGTGTTATTATTTCCTTACCTGGGcctattttttcccctttttcttattttattttattttttttttgtcagtcgtTTTGGCAATCTCAACTGTGACCTAAAACAGACTAAGCAAGAGTGCTGTTGTGGACGACATCGGTGCTACCTGTCCGTTGCTGGTGAAGGTGGTGTTGTCAAACAGGAAGTAAGCCCCAAAGAACATCACAATGGCATCATATACACCTAAGACAGTCCAGTATATGAAGGTGGGCCACCGCAGTAACGAGTTCTTGGCAATGTCTCTGTGGAGATAAAGATAAACCATGATGTTGAGCAACAACACATCTAGCAATCAATACTTCATTAGTCTCCAGTGATCAGGATGTTATCAAATCATttgagagagttttttttttttttttcaatttagcaAATAAAtagagattttttattttttttaaccatatttTCATGTCATCTAGTCTACTGTATTCTGCCCAACAGGCACTTAGGAGCAATTTtccagtgggaggaaaaagtatgcgAACCCTTTGTAATATCTTAAAATTCTGCATGCGTTGGTcatcaaatgtagtctgatcttcatccaaaacacatttaaacaaagcGAGTCtgtttaaactaataccacacaaacaattgtatgttttttttttaaaataatgtaaacattcacaggacagggaggaaaaagtaaaggTAATTACCTTTTGAGGGGTCAGCACAACTAAAATATTACACATGTGCACAACCaggaaattttttttgtcaagttgtggtgtgaaactgtggACCAGGATGAGTGAGGAATTAAAGCAATGTCCAAACATAAACCTCTTTAAAAGAATGTATAAAAATAGGTTGCAAATAGGGTAGGGGGAAAGGGAGGACAGATGCACAATATGTATATGAATAATTGTGTGTGTACATAGGGATGTAGGTGCAAGTGTTTATAAGTGAtactgcattttttgggggcggtATATATGCATTGTTTGTATGttgtgtagcggacatgctctcGCCAGATGGCACCATGACCACCGACCTCGGACTGCATTCCCTGTCTTCGCTCCACCGCCGAGACAGACAGCCACGGGGATGCCTGATTTATCTCACATGgatgctaaatgaattaccagacAGTCCGAAGGAGCTCATCCAAACGGAGACTAGGAATCCTGACTCCTCACCCGACTCCAATCAATGAGCAGCTACCCCAGAAACCTGGACTCCCACGCATGCCAAGATAAAAGCCACAGGGCCATTTGATCCTTTTGTCTGGGTGGAGCATGAGTGACACCCAGAGGCGGTGGAGAGCTACTGCAACTCCGGGGAACGAATCACAATCTTCACCGAATTTGAATGTTGCATGATATTTTAAGGACTTTGCATGAACGCTCCCAATTTTACCATCACAACAGTGCCactatttctgcaaatttgaatgtctgatgtcaaatctgtttgtcaactgaaccagatgagaCAACACAATgctacattgcaaatattacagtgttctcaacaactgcgtacaattgaaacattcattacagggattaaagaggatgtgtgtgtgacaatgcaaagctggaaactggtcttgttatcttaaatccaataagtaatattttatcctactggttttaaaccacaaaacaaTAGGATGGAAAACTAACATTAAGAGGCGATCTAGCTCCACTTTTGGCcccggggggtggggggaaccacccccttttttttggaTGGGTATAAAGCTTGGAGTCCCCACTTTGTTGCCAAAGACTGGCCCCACCTCTCAGACCCTTCCCTGCCGCAGGGCACCCTGCCAGTGCCCtagctacccttttgggtgtCTGGGCAAGCTCCATTGGGAAGGAAAAGGGCGGCGGACATCTGCTCCGAGTGTCTTGCGAACAGCGACACCCGGGCTTCGGCCGCCCTGCCTTGGAACTCTTTtccttgctttttctttttccttcctccctttttctgccaaatccacctgttccccgtgcggACCGGACCGGCTAAACATTCGGGAGATCTACCAGCCTGCataaattgtgttccacgcgcgtaagtccaacttgcggtctactaaaagtacagattggtgcatatttgtgtttaaattaacgagaacaggaatccccagcttTATGCATTGTCATCCCATGCTCATTTCCACCCTCACATTACAAGTcagtctcctttgccaatgtttgtctgtcctttgttttgcttttctctgcattgctcccctgtagattcccctgttagatctcattaaattttctataaaaatccactacctgtatcagttgtgtgtgtttgggttcgacaaaagacctctggttatcgagaactcttatctaattcctgtaacaaccttcagattatgagacatagaggtttttcgtcactttgtcctgacgttttatacatctaaaaagaaacgtggtgccccttttcgagataaaataattttattttaacgctTAAACTTAAAATGAAGCTAAACCGGAGGTAACCCAGGCGTCTGTTCGGGCTTATTATTTTCTCCTCAATTAATAACGTTTTCATCCAAACCAATATGCGCTACAGtcgtatgtactgtatttggcaCTTCTCCACACTTCTTGATGGATAATGTAGGTTAGGTAATGGTCAAGGGGTAGGATCTAAATAAGTTGAATTTCTTCCCGCTCCTTTTCAGGCTAGCAGTATATGGTGTtgcaggatatatatatatatatatatatatatatatatatatatatatatatatatatatatatatatatatatatatatatatatatatatatatatatatataaagtcctgatctcaacccgattgagatgctgtggcatgacatCAGGAGACCTATTCACACCAGGCATCCTAGGAatcttttcaataaaaaatatgaaaacatataattgttCGTGTGCTATTCGTTTAAGTAGACTCTTTTTgaattcttgtgatttagatgaagatcagactacatttgatgaccaatttatgctgAAATTTATGATATTCCAAAGGGTTTGCATACTTTTCCTCCCATTGTATGTCAGaaatatttggacaattttttgggACAAATTTCCCCAATGTTTAAACACAATGGATTTCAAGTACAACAACCCAGGTGAAATTGAAAAGTCgactttaatttaatttcattcaaCCTAAATATGTTAGTCGCCATTTACAAACTGTTTTATGCACAGTACGTTCACTTAGTTAAGTGAcatttttgctctttttatttaattatggtGGTGTATCCAGGCAAAATAATACATCTATGTCACTACCCAATCATTCCTGGACCTACAGGTAACTGTATCTTTTGCTGGATAAGTGTTTTTTGGAGGTGTTGCTTTAACAGTGTGTTGTAGTCTCAGAAAATGCCCATGTCAGATGACCACGGTCTTCATTGACCCTGCTGACTATTCTGGATGCAAAGAAGAAAGTCAACTATCACGAGCCCTAACCTGTACAGAGATGGATCCTTCTTCAGGATGTCCATGTTGATGTGCTGCTCGATGAGACTGTAGAGCAGAATGGGCAGCGAAGTGAAGCTGATGTTGTACAGAGTCAAGTAGGCTGTATCATACAGTGGCTGAGGATGAGGAGAGACAATGATACATTACATCTGTTGTGGTGACTTTGTGTACTttgctgtgtgtatgtgcgtgtctTTACCTGTTGTGAGAAACCACAGAAGAACTGGTATAGGAACTGCGGAAAGATGAAACAGACATTCTGCGGGAAGAGAAGCATAAGCACGGTCAGTCTATTGTACTTTGCATGAAAACAACAATCAATCCACACTAGACAGTACCTTGTAAAAGAAGTACTGAACAAGTTCAGATATGCGTATGTAGTAATAGTGTCCATGGACAAGGAGAATCTTCTTGAGGTGTTTGAATTTCGGGATGGCATAGTCACTGTTCCTCACAGCCTGACGTCCCTCTTTACCCATGATACCTGAAGGAGAAGGCCAGTTATGTTGTCATTGAAATGTTCCTCAGCCTGAAATGCTTGCAAGTGTAAAGTGTTAAAAGATGTGCTAACCTATGCCAACGTGGGCTTCGAGGATCATGCTAACATCATTGGCGCCATCTCCAACGGCTAGTGTGATGGGATGCTCCTTGGAGGCCTTGATCAGTTTCACAATCTAGAAAGGTCCAAGATCCAAGTAATGTGACGTGATGAGTGAACACCAGTACTCCTtgctttcccattttataacaTGAACTCATCAAATTCAGGGGAAGACGTTGCGTTTGTACCTGCGCTTTCTGAAGAGGTGCCATTCGACAGCAGAGTACGGCACTGCAGTTACGGCAAATTTCTAGAAAGATCTCTTTGTAGTTCCCTGAGTTGGAGTCCTCCTGGCCTGGCTTCATCACCGTTGAGAGGGTGGCACCATCGATGATGAGGCCATAGTCCATGTAGTCACCTGATAAACTGCAGTCACAAGACCTACAAGATCACACTTTGTGGACTAACAGTGCTGATGTTAAAAAATCATTTCTGATGGACAATAACTTTCAGCTGCAATCCCCAGAAAGCTGCTGATATCtttgaaaacattcaaacacaccCAGAAATATCCCTGGTCATGCCACCGTGTTGCCTGAGGACCGTTCTGCTCAGATCAAACAGGACATCATGAAGGCTCTGTTCCTCTGTCCGCTTGGTAGTCAGCTCCAGGATTTGCGTGTTGCGGTGGAAAAGTTTGCTGGCGTAGCAAGTGGCAGATGCCGTCTCCATCTTGTCACCGGTCAGCACCCATACTTTCATACCAGCCTTGTGCAGAGACTCAATGGTGTCTGCTGCTTTTTCTTGCAGTCTGTAATGGTCAAGTTCAAGGAAAGGTCGAGGAAATAGTAAGGAACCCATCATTTGCAGCAGCTATAGAACCACAATTGTGACTAAACACCAAAGGTTCAAACGCCTGACTATTTTCTCCCTGCTTCACTCTCTACATAGCACAAGTTGACCGGCAATGCCTTCCAAGCTAACAATGTCTTGGAATGAATTACCACTTGCATAATTCAGAAAACTGCAAGTCGGGAAAGAAGTTGTTACGGTGCACGTATAAAATCCATAGCTGATGCTGTGGGATGTTGGAAGAGAGGCCAagaataccatccatccatccatccatccattttctaccacctATCCAGTTTAACGTTACAAATGAGCTGAAGCTTATCTCAGCTAACTTTGAGCAATCGGCGGTGTACGCTCTGGACTGGTTCTCAGTagatcacagggcacatatagacgggggctgcagctattgaatatttttagaatagatTATTCAATCACTTTGGATAAAAAGTGAGTTGGCATTAAAGTATactgcaaaattatttttatcccgATTACGGTTTATTAAATGATTATTGTTGTTCATTCCGTATTGCTTAATGGTtaaacaagacaaaataaacaattaagcaatatcacatGAGAGGGAGTGAAGTGTATTTGAAAAAgcgctacttcttgggtactgattaatgctaAGGGCTACTGGTTTGATACAGattcaggttcaactacatgtCAATTACAAGTTATTCATACTCGGgctgcaaataaagattatttccATAATAGATTGAACtgactattattttttcataaattgatTATCACTCAGTTGTTCcttaacatgtcagaaaataggggaAACTGTTGATAGCTGATTTCCAAAGTAAAActaagatgtttgcaaatgtctaatttcgattaaacacaaaatataagaCAGAAAGAGAATATTTACAGTTGAGATGCTAAAATTAGAGGATTGGGACCATTTTTAGCTAAATAAtggctctaaacgattaattgattatcaaaacagttgtcaattaatttgataactGGGTAGTCGTCgtcggcacggtgcacgactggttagcacatctgcctcgaaCTTAtggggaccggagttcaaatcccggccccgcctgtgtggagtttgcatgttctccctgtgcctgtgagggttttctccgggcactgcggtttcctaccacatccccaaaacatgcgtggtaggtcgattgaaaactctaaattgcccgtaggtgtgaatgtgagtgcgaatggttgtttgtttctatgtgccctgcccgcccggagatagctgggataggctccagcagcccgcgaccctagtgaggatacgcggtaaagaaaatggatggatgaatggatgattagTCGTTGATTAATTGATTCACTGCTGCACCGCTAAtaaagacaaacagccattcacactcactatgggcaatttaggaGTCTTTAAGTTAAGATAGCCCACATGCCTTTGGAACGGGTAATGAAGCCTGAGTACCTGTAGAAAACTCacccaagcacagggagaacatgtaaacaccACACAGAAAGTGCTAAATCGAGATCACCAGTACTACATACCAAATGATTTAGGAACAGATCAAATATGCTCATGCTGTCAGCTACCTGTCTTCCACAGCAGTGGCTCCCAGCAGGATGAGGTCTTTCTCAATAATGTCGTAAGCCTCTGCCAGCCGTTTGTCCCTGTCCTGTAGTGCCAACTTGGCTCCACTTAAGAGCAGGCAGACCTCCTGGTACTGTGCTGGACTGAGAGGCCGATATGCCACACAGAGTGTCCTAAGACCCTCCTGGGGAGAGATTCAGTTGAGGTAAGCTAAATACAGAAGAGAAATGCAGTGCATTATGTCTTTGTATGTGTTTGAGTGTGAGCTCTCACCACTGCATTGTGCTCAACCCGAGCTCTGACTTGATCCACCTTGCCTGATATGACCCTTGGGAAGATGGACGAGTCTGCTCCTTTGCAGAAAAGGTACAGCTCACCTTCACACATgggcacataaacaaagaagaagaaatatataATAGAGACATCTCATGAGTAACCCCAACTTAATATCCATATTACCAGTGCTGGCCCTAACAATGACGCTCATCCGCCGTCTGACTGAATCAAAGGTTAGAACTTCCAGGAGTTCAAACCtgatggggagaaaaaaacaacagtgtgGCTGCACTGCATCCAATTAACCACTTAATAAACACAGACTAACAATCTTCTGCAGCAGAGGGGTTGATAGATAAAAACTGTTTCAAAAGGGGACACTAACCTCTCAATTTTCTCCTCTCTGTTCAATATCTCCATGTGACTGTCCTTGAGTCTGAGATATGTGAAGCCAAGCCTTCAGCACaacacaaaatattacaacaaatatATTGTATAATACAAGTCTTTATGCAAGGCTGCataatatttacgaccaaagtATTCatttgtgcgtgtatgtgtcAGGCACCTCTTCATGCCCTCCACAAGCGCCACCTCGTCCGGGGATGAAGAAATGTAGAAGGAAGTGGACTTGCCATGGTGGATGCCCAGCTTGATGCCGTCCACCGTGTCCTCCTCTTTCACTTGCACAGTGTGGCATAAACACAGCGCGCGGAAAAACAGCTCCTCGCGCTCCTGTTGTTTTGACGGCCAACACAGCTACTCTCATGTACTTACAGacaagtactgtacataaagaCACTCAATATGGGATGTGGCCTCACTCACCCTGGCCTCAGGACCTGGTGATGTGTCAATCATGTCCATACTATCTGCACCAGGCATCACctagaaatatgaaataatgagAGGACAGAACAtaaatcgggggggggggagcatgcTGAAATATATTTCACCTTTGGTTTGATGAAAAAGCataatatgttttattattacctGTCCATTACAGATCGCTTGGGCTACATAAACGTGTCCATCCACACAGCACTCAATGAACTCCATGTTGTTCTCTGTCAGCGTCCCCGTCTTATCAGTAAATACATACTCCACCTAGAGAGAATAATAAGACTAAATGTACAGAGCATGCCATCTGGAGAAATGTTTTCACACAGAGGAAGACAGTGGggaacctgtcccagctcttCATTCAGGTCTGATGTGTTGACCACTGCTCTCTCCCCAAGCTCATGGTCAAACATCTCATCATCCCACATAATGAAATAGGAGCCCAGAAACTTCTGCATCTCCACAGTGACATACATGGAAACGGGGATAATGTAGTTAAATAGGACCATAAAGGCCAGGAAGTCTGTGAAGGCCCTGATCACCTGTGGAAGCAAGAGTAGACTGTGAGAGGCTCCAAAAGGAATAAcactttaaaaaatgataataataaccaCCAGAGTGACTTGCTGCAATTAACAGACTCACAATGTGCCTCTGCCTCTCTGCCTCAGTTCTCTGATCATACCAGGGCTCGTCTCTGATAGGGTCAGCTTGCCACGCATATTTCAGCACCGTGTTGATAAAGGCCTTGCTCATTAGAATGCATAGGTAGACCACCAAATAGGCGTTCATTGACctgccaataaaaaaaagctgttgAGAAGCACCCATACAAATCCTCTTTGCACAAAATCTGTCTAGATATtaagtcaatcaatcaaactttatttatataacaGTTTTCATACATGCAATGCAACCCAAATTGTTCCCAAGCCAGTGTAACCATTATCCACCCACAGGCCGTACAGCGGACCAACGAATGGTCCATGAATGATTAGAAACCAGGAGCCAGGTACTTGAGCGGTTAGCACATCAGTCTCACATTtatgaggtctggggttcaaatccgggctctggccttcttgtgtggaatttgcatgtccttcccgtgcttgtgtgggttttttacggttttctcccacattccaaaacatgcttcATAGGTTAATTATACTCAAAATgttccttaggtgtgaatgtgagtgttaaaggtcccatatttggctatttagacctccatagagtgactctctaacatagaCTCAGTATAAAAgagtcaatttcatttaacaaaaaaagaaaagaaaaaaaatacaccttggttttgttatacgagtgtccagaaaaggcccctctgactgctacttctgtttgacacagttttgtatccgctatGTCCATATTTTGCGAAGACCGACCCGTTTCCTCTGactggttgcctctgtgtagaagacccacttgtgagagcacacatgtttgttatgttgacagcgctggcttgaGAGCGGAGAGCTAGGCGGAGagcttcgctagtgatgtagataagctcgagaaattcgaatgacccgATTTCAGAACTATTTtcaaaacgtctggaactcaggaatgcgtggacgattttaattcatagttcacatgtttactgaggcgcCATAGAGCCAGTATTATGTCCCAAATACTGGAAAacgttggtttggtaaaatatgccagctttaatggttgtttgtcaatatgtgccctgcgattggctggcaaccagtccagagtgtatccTGCCCCTCACAAAATCACCTGGGAtctgctccagctcacccttttGAGGACAAccggaatagaaaatggatggatgaaggtaTGATGAATGCAGATCATTCTACTAACGATCAAGCAAGGAGTTAAGAAatctagtagtagtagtagtaactaGTCTACAGGTTtaagaaatggatggaaaacataCTTTTCTACTGCAGAGCGTTTCTGACACTTGGACTGGTAGTTGAGAGCCATCTTTGTCTCCATCCCAGTATAGATGGCAACTGCTACAATAAGAGAGCAACATAAATATTCGTTCGATTAGAATCTCCTCTTCAGGGATCATTGACAAACAACATTGCCACTATGATCCTAAAtccttctgttttattttaccgTAAATGTACCCCGTGTTCTTCAGTGTGGCGCCTCTGAGAAGCACGTTCTCTGATCCCAATGGCCTGTGAACAACATTGTCAGTAGTAGCATTTTCAAGAACACCGGGACCTTAATATACAGGGAAAAActcactatatactgtataatatctGTTGCAGATTAACATTGACTACAAAACGTGACAGACACCAATCTACCCTGTATGTGAAGGGTAGACAAGATAATATTACCTCGCCACTGGCTCATTGTTCATGTAAATGTTGATGCGACCAATAAAcctattagaaaaaaaaagaaatacaggaaGAAACATGTTGAGAAAATGTATTCTATAAGAGTATAGAAAGAGTATATTCTATATGGCTGGCGTATGCAGGAGCATGTTTCACTGACTTGTACAGGTCTGGCTGTGGTTGTTCACATTCGATGGTCGCGTGGATTGAATCCACTTCCTTCTCGACGTTGTAAGCTTTGGTGTCCTGCACTGCATAATATGTCTGAGGGTGGAGGAAAAACATAGACAAACTCTGAATGGAGACAGGCGAGTTGTTTCAAGTAACAGTCCAGAATAAGAATAAATGCTCACGCACCTTGTGACTGCTCTCACCATCCAGACTGGCTGTGGTGACATAGCAGGTCCCATCATCTCGGGACGAGGACAACAGGATGAGATCGCAGGGAAATGTTTCATCTTCCTTCACAAAGACTATGTCTCCCACCTGGGGCAAATTGAGTAAAGCGCTAACTACCTAACGCTCATCCATTCGCCATGTAAGTGTGTAAGTGCATTTGGTACGGCCCAAAccctgacacacacatacaggtgtgtcagagtttaaaaaaaaataaaacataaaaaagtaGTTATAACATTTTTATCATGAAATAAAACCCAATAGCTTGTATAAGAAACATTTGGAATAACATACAAATGACTAATAAGTACAATCTCTTATGAGCTCCCAGTTGTCTTGTTTCTATACTTTAGTACAGAGGTCTTTGTTATAATCAATTTCTTGGCATGCTTCTCTTGTAAATTTGCACGTCATCAACAGTGGATGCTTTATTTAAAATCCAGTTTATCTTTGACACCATCCCAGAAGAAGAAATCCACTGGGGTGAGAGGTCTGGTGATCGTAATGGCCATTCAACTGGCTCTTGTCAATCTATACCTCTATGAGGTAATTCATTGTAtggggtaataataataaagaactTGGTATAACTCTTAACaactatacatacagtactccccccccccccccctccttgtgtATGACTCAGAGGGTGAAGCCTTGCTTTGATATGAGGCAATAGAACACGTCGTCCAGGGTAAGAGTGATTGATttggacacacacatgcacacaaacacacccgcAACTTGTGACTCTGCTTGCGGATCACTTTGCCCTGTTGCAGCACATGGACAGGACTCTGGTTGACGGCGTTGTCGGCTTTGTGTCTCAGCCAGTCCTCGTAACCCTGAGAAACAGAGAGCGTCTCATGGCAGATGGCGACATTGGACATGACATGACATCCGACCTTTGGCTCTCACCTGTTTGATTGCCGTAACTGTGATGACAAAGAAGAGTGGGAGTCCACTGGTGACTGGACTGGTAGGTGTGTCAATGATCAGCTGAAGAGAGTAAGAGACACAATGGAAAGACAATTTTCGGCTTTGAAACAGGGCACAATGGTGACATTAGCCCATTCCCAGCAAGCAGCGCTATTTTGTTCTGTTCCATACAgtacacatttttcacaatttcaaaagGTACAAAAAGAACTGATCCAAATCAATACAACATTATGGAACCCTTGCAATGGAGTGCCAACCTGAATGGTACAGTGGCTAAAGGACCAAAATGGTGGTGCTAGACACACTGGACGATTGGTTTGGTCAACAGAGAATCATCACTTCCGGGTTATGATGGGAATGGAATGGGAAGAacacaaaaagcacattttatcAAACAAAGCTTGACTTTTTCATGCAATAGCAGCCACATGCCGAGaagaaaaaacatcaaatgatgGGTGACCTTGATTGTCATCCATTGTTTACTTTGTAGTACTTCTGACCTGTTTATGTCATTGGCAATATTACATACTTGAAGTGTCACACAAGTTTGATGTCAGACTATTTACACAGAAGCAGCAATCGCCATcacacctatatatatatatatatatatatatatatatatatatatatatttatatatatatgtttcaaACTGTACCATGGCGAGCTGAAATACTCTTTAATAAAactataaataacaataacttTATTGTTGCGTTTTACCTGAACCAGAAATATGATGAGAAAGTAGAAGTTGGCCACTCTCCTGAATTGCTCAAACATATTCTTGGGGATGAAGTTCCAAAATGTGTACTGGGAACACAAAACAGTA from the Phycodurus eques isolate BA_2022a chromosome 1, UOR_Pequ_1.1, whole genome shotgun sequence genome contains:
- the atp11a gene encoding phospholipid-transporting ATPase IH isoform X3 → MGLELSTLRTFISRYCVGEENWVDSRTVYIGHKEPPPGAEAFIQQRFPDNRIVSSKYTFWNFIPKNMFEQFRRVANFYFLIIFLVQLIIDTPTSPVTSGLPLFFVITVTAIKQGYEDWLRHKADNAVNQSPVHVLQQGKVIRKQSHKLRVGDIVFVKEDETFPCDLILLSSSRDDGTCYVTTASLDGESSHKTYYAVQDTKAYNVEKEVDSIHATIECEQPQPDLYKFIGRINIYMNNEPVARPLGSENVLLRGATLKNTGYIYAVAIYTGMETKMALNYQSKCQKRSAVEKSMNAYLVVYLCILMSKAFINTVLKYAWQADPIRDEPWYDQRTEAERQRHIVIRAFTDFLAFMVLFNYIIPVSMYVTVEMQKFLGSYFIMWDDEMFDHELGERAVVNTSDLNEELGQVEYVFTDKTGTLTENNMEFIECCVDGHVYVAQAICNGQVMPGADSMDMIDTSPGPEAREREELFFRALCLCHTVQVKEEDTVDGIKLGIHHGKSTSFYISSSPDEVALVEGMKRLGFTYLRLKDSHMEILNREEKIERFELLEVLTFDSVRRRMSVIVRASTGELYLFCKGADSSIFPRVISGKVDQVRARVEHNAVEGLRTLCVAYRPLSPAQYQEVCLLLSGAKLALQDRDKRLAEAYDIIEKDLILLGATAVEDRLQEKAADTIESLHKAGMKVWVLTGDKMETASATCYASKLFHRNTQILELTTKRTEEQSLHDVLFDLSRTVLRQHGGMTRDISGLSGDYMDYGLIIDGATLSTVMKPGQEDSNSGNYKEIFLEICRNCSAVLCCRMAPLQKAQIVKLIKASKEHPITLAVGDGANDVSMILEAHVGIGIMGKEGRQAVRNSDYAIPKFKHLKKILLVHGHYYYIRISELVQYFFYKNVCFIFPQFLYQFFCGFSQQPLYDTAYLTLYNISFTSLPILLYSLIEQHINMDILKKDPSLYRDIAKNSLLRWPTFIYWTVLGVYDAIVMFFGAYFLFDNTTFTSNGQLMTTNTQMMFGNWTFGTLVFTVLVFTVTFKLALDTHYWTWINHFVIWGSLIFFMVFSLLWGGIIWPFLNYQRMYYVFMQMLSSGPAWLSIALLMTASLLPDVLKKVIWRTLWPTTTERIQNADKLYKGQLSEFTPLSSIHAAPKAGSRRRGSGNHRNTPNPTRTNWSCLHANTLSRNTS
- the atp11a gene encoding phospholipid-transporting ATPase IH isoform X5 — its product is MGLELSTLRTFISRYCVGEENWVDSRTVYIGHKEPPPGAEAFIQQRFPDNRIVSSKYTFWNFIPKNMFEQFRRVANFYFLIIFLVQLIIDTPTSPVTSGLPLFFVITVTAIKQGYEDWLRHKADNAVNQSPVHVLQQGKVIRKQSHKLRVGDIVFVKEDETFPCDLILLSSSRDDGTCYVTTASLDGESSHKTYYAVQDTKAYNVEKEVDSIHATIECEQPQPDLYKFIGRINIYMNNEPVARPLGSENVLLRGATLKNTGYIYAVAIYTGMETKMALNYQSKCQKRSAVEKSMNAYLVVYLCILMSKAFINTVLKYAWQADPIRDEPWYDQRTEAERQRHIVIRAFTDFLAFMVLFNYIIPVSMYVTVEMQKFLGSYFIMWDDEMFDHELGERAVVNTSDLNEELGQVEYVFTDKTGTLTENNMEFIECCVDGHVYVAQAICNGQVMPGADSMDMIDTSPGPEAREREELFFRALCLCHTVQVKEEDTVDGIKLGIHHGKSTSFYISSSPDEVALVEGMKRLGFTYLRLKDSHMEILNREEKIERFELLEVLTFDSVRRRMSVIVRASTGELYLFCKGADSSIFPRVISGKVDQVRARVEHNAVEGLRTLCVAYRPLSPAQYQEVCLLLSGAKLALQDRDKRLAEAYDIIEKDLILLGATAVEDRLQEKAADTIESLHKAGMKVWVLTGDKMETASATCYASKLFHRNTQILELTTKRTEEQSLHDVLFDLSRTVLRQHGGMTRDISGLSGDYMDYGLIIDGATLSTVMKPGQEDSNSGNYKEIFLEICRNCSAVLCCRMAPLQKAQIVKLIKASKEHPITLAVGDGANDVSMILEAHVGIGIMGKEGRQAVRNSDYAIPKFKHLKKILLVHGHYYYIRISELVQYFFYKNVCFIFPQFLYQFFCGFSQQPLYDTAYLTLYNISFTSLPILLYSLIEQHINMDILKKDPSLYRDIAKNSLLRWPTFIYWTVLGVYDAIVMFFGAYFLFDNTTFTSNGQLMTTNTQMMFGNWTFGTLVFTVLVFTVTFKLALDTHYWTWINHFVIWGSLIFFMVFSLLWGGIIWPFLNYQRMYYVFMQMLSSGPAWLSIALLMTASLLPDVLKKVIWRTLWPTTTERIQHVTDNRAYEEAEACLSSDSLLGVTQA